Proteins found in one Pelmatolapia mariae isolate MD_Pm_ZW linkage group LG7, Pm_UMD_F_2, whole genome shotgun sequence genomic segment:
- the trim32 gene encoding E3 ubiquitin-protein ligase TRIM32 gives MAAALDPDLMREVLECPICLETYNQEQMRPKLLQCGHTVCRQCLEKLLANTINGVRCPFCSKVSRMSSISQLADNLTVLKILDCTMSCSAAAAALMCKSCCNRLPRQYCHDCASVLCELCKGDGHLHEGHSVQPIRVAAEQRRKDLGCKLEALRDVIGEIQKKKTVIENISKSLRLKYRTIQQDYTTAELRLQEELSRSRRTFRTSMAEVEKLNAQVLEEQTYLLNIAEVKVVSRCDYLTMRARQSDIALLKDDGGDSDDEELDLRSSLPTTFQLQQPELIRTEQSKPLEVGQLTTRTCTINTDDEESGLEIALESDVEGAGATGGEVVAPVDLYRDIDMVAAVEEAVCGSPSSFKSKSMDAGGGSPGAARASSGPPVCQFVKKMGSKGTLPGSFNLPVSICVTPQGEVLVADRGNFRIQIFNRKGFQREIRRSASSIDNFVLSFLGADLPNLIPLSIAVTAQGLIGVTDNYDNSVKVYTMDGHCVACHKNQLIKPWGITAMPSGQFVVSDVEGGKLWCIAVDRNVGVVSYNRLCSAVRPKFVTCDAAGTVYFTQGLALNFEKRQNEPHLEGGFSIGSVGTDGQLGKQLSHFFSETEDFRCITGMCVDSNGDLLVTDSGRKEILQFPKEGGYNILIQEGLTCPVGVATTQKGQLLVLDCWDHCVKVYTYIQRRHSSTS, from the coding sequence ATGGCAGCTGCTCTTGACCCAGATCTAATGAGGGAGGTTCTCGAATGCCCTATCTGCCTGGAAACCTACAACCAGGAACAAATGCGACCCAAGCTCCTGCAGTGTGGTCACACAGTGTGCCGGCAGTGTCTGGAGAAGCTGTTGGCCAATACTATCAATGGTGTCCGCTGCCCCTTTTGTAGCAAGGTCTCCCGTATGAGCAGCATCTCCCAGTTGGCCGACAATCTCACTGTGCTTAAGATTCTCGATTGCACTATGTCCTGCAGTGCTGCTGCCGCCGCCCTAATGTGCAAATCCTGCTGCAATCGCCTGCCGCGACAGTACTGCCACGATTGTGCCTCGGTTCTCTGTGAGCTCTGCAAAGGAGATGGCCACCTGCATGAAGGACATTCAGTCCAGCCGATAAGGGTGGCTGCTGAACAGCGTCGTAAGGACCTGGGTTGTAAACTGGAGGCTCTCCGTGATGTTATAGGAGAAATTCAGAAGAAAAAGACAGTAATTGAAAACATTTCCAAGTCCTTGAGACTAAAGTACCGAACAATACAGCAGGACTACACTACAGCTGAGCTACGTCTTCAAGAGGAGCTCAGCAGGTCTCGAAGGACATTCAGGACTTCCATGGCAGAAGTAGAAAAGCTCAACGCGCAGGTCCTGGAGGAGCAGACATATCTTCTTAACATTGCAGAGGTCAAAGTGGTGTCACGCTGTGATTATCTGACAATGCGAGCAAGACAAAGTGACATTGCCCTGCTAAAAGACGATGGCGGAGACAGTGATGATGAGGAACTGGATCTGAGGAGCAGTTTACCCACAACCTTTCAACTGCAACAGCCAGAGCTGATCAGAACAGAGCAGTCTAAGCCTCTAGAAGTGGGCCAGCTGACCACAAGAACTTGCACCATCAATACAGATGATGAGGAGAGTGGGTTAGAAATTGCACTTGAAAGTGATGTAGAGGGGGCGGGAGCTACAGGAGGTGAAGTGGTGGCTCCAGTGGATCTTTACCGAGACATTGACATGGTTGCAGCTGTGGAGGAGGCAGTATGTGGTTCGCCAAGCAGCTTTAAATCAAAGTCTATGGATGCAGGAGGAGGTTCACCTGGAGCAGCGCGGGCAAGTTCAGGGCCGCCAGTCTGCCAGTTTGTGAAGAAGATGGGCTCTAAGGGAACTCTACCTGGGAGTTTCAATCTGCCTGTCAGCATCTGTGTGACGCCTCAAGGTGAGGTACTGGTGGCTGATCGTGGGAACTTCCGCATCCAGATTTTTAATCGCAAAGGCTTCCAACGTGAAATTCGGCGCAGCGCTAGTAGCATTGACAACTTTGTCCTGAGCTTCCTGGGGGCTGATTTGCCTAACCTCATCCCCTTATCTATTGCTGTGACTGCACAAGGCTTGATTGGTGTCACTGACAACTACGATAACTCAGTTAAAGTTTACACCATGGATGGACACTGTGTGGCCTGCCACAAGAACCAACTGATTAAACCCTGGGGTATTACTGCCATGCCATCAGGCCAGTTTGTGGTGTCAGATGTCGAAGGTGGCAAGCTGTGGTGTATAGCGGTGGACCGCAACGTAGGTGTGGTCAGCTACAACAGACTTTGCTCTGCTGTACGGCCAAAGTTTGTGACATGTGATGCAGCTGGAACGGTTTATTTTACCCAGGGCTTGGCCCTGAACTTTGAGAAACGCCAGAATGAGCCCCACCTGGAGGGTGGCTTTTCCATTGGTTCGGTGGGTACTGATGGCCAGCTTGGCAAACAGCTCAGCCATTTCTTCTCGGAGACGGAAGACTTCCGCTGTATCACTGGCATGTGTGTGGATTCCAATGGAGATTTGCTGGTTACAGACAGTGGCAGGAAAGAAATCCTCCAGTTTCCAAAAGAAGGTGGATACAATATTTTAATCCAGGAAGGGCTGACCTGTCCTGTGGGAGTGGCCACTACCCAGAAAGGACAGCTGCTAGTGCTGGACTGTTGGGACCACTGTGTTAAAGTCTACACATACATTCAGAGGAGGCATTCCTCTACTTCTTAG